One stretch of Epinephelus lanceolatus isolate andai-2023 chromosome 15, ASM4190304v1, whole genome shotgun sequence DNA includes these proteins:
- the trmt5 gene encoding tRNA (guanine(37)-N(1))-methyltransferase, producing the protein MTQFKHACERRMLRLLSRVFIQTQSNIKAAAVHRSFRPAASLPASAYPGFSVNPIMEPKLYRPPPEVRGMTSLDKDAFTQTITVPALRVPTGVLNKVVKSLKKSTIQRPGVPRVVQDKEESSDFRLVLLDPHRVFSPSSFSEAEAEALRSFSVPEELQHYELRLTYHNLKSEEVLEAVLPQGQDVTSAFSRVGHIAHMNLRDHQLPYKNLIGQVIMDKNPGVTCVVNKTNIIDSTYRNFKMEVLAGEENMVAKVKENGVIYEFDFSRVYWNSRLSTEHQRVVQLVKRGDTVFDVFAGVGPFAIPAARLGANVLANDLNPESHRWLQHNCKLNKVEKKVRTFNLDGRAFIQGPVKQELPVLLKGTASIHIVMNLPALALDFLDAFRGLLDQESPCDENLPTVHCYGFYKENEPETDVVERASRSVGLPLKGCCSVHFVRNVAPNKDMMCVSFTLPKEVLFSADQELTETSGEPAPKRQKCEEATDST; encoded by the exons ATGACGCAGTTCAAGCATGCCTGTGAGCGGAGGATGTTGAG GCTCCTCTCTAGGGTCTTTATACAAACACAAAGTAACATTAAAGCTGCCGCTGTGCACCGAAGCTTCCGCCCTGCAGCCTCACTGCCAGCCTCAGCTTATCCTGGCTTTTCTGTGAACCCCATAATGGAGCCCAAGCTGTACCGTCCCCCTCCAGAGGTCCGGGGTATGACCTCTCTGGACAAAGACGCCTTCACACAGACCATTACTGTCCCAGCTCTACGGGTGCCCACTGGGGTCTTAAACAAAGTGGTAAAGAGCTTGAAAAAGTCCACCATCCAGCGCCCAGGGGTGCCCAGGGTGGTGCAGGATAAAGAGGAGAGTAGTGACTTTCGTTTAGTGTTGTTGGACCCCCACAGAGTGTTCTCACCAAGCTCCTTCAGTGAAGCTGAAGCTGAGGCTCTGAGGTCATTCAGTGTCCCCGAGGAGCTGCAGCACTATGAGCTGCGGCTCACCTACCACAACCTGAAGAGTGAGGAGGTGCTGGAGGCTGTGCTGCCTCAGGGTCAGGACGTGACGTCTGCGTTCAGCCGGGTGGGACACATTGCACACATGAACCTGAGGGATCACCAGCTCCCATACAAGAACCTCATAG GTCAAGTCATCATGGACAAAAACCCAGGGGTTACCTGTGTGGTCAATAAGACAAACATTATTGACTCCACTTACCGCAACTTCAAGATGGAGGTGTTGGCTGGAGAGGAGAACATGGTTGCCAAA GTGAAAGAAAATGGGGTGATATATGAGTTTGATTTCTCTCGTGTCTACTGGAACTCCCGGCTGAGCACAGAGCACCAGCGTGTGGTGCAGCTTGTGAAACGTGGAGAcactgtgtttgatgtgtttgcTGGTGTTGGACCTTTCGCCATTCCAGCTGCCCGCTTGGGCGCCAACGTCTTGGCCAACGATCTCAACCCGGAGTCCCACCGATGGCTGCAGCACAACTGCAAACTCAACAAGGTGGAGAAGAAAGTGAGAACCTTTAACCTGGACGGCAGAGCGTTCATCCAGGGGCCTGTGAAGCAGGAGCTGCCCGTGTTGCTGAAGGGAACAGCCAGCATTCACATAGTGATGAACCTGCCTGCTTTAGCTCTGGACTTCCTGGATGCATTCAGAGGCCTGTTGGACCAGGAGTCTCCCTGTGATGAGAACCTACCCACAGTGCACTGCTACGGCTTCTACAAAGAAAACGAGCCTGAGACAGATGTGGTGGAGAGGGCCTCCCGCAGCGTCGGGCTCCCACTGAAGGGCTGCTGCTCTGTGCATTTTGTGCGTAATGTAGCACCCAACAAAGATATGATGTGTGTGAGTTTCACACTCCCTAAAGAGGTCCTGTTCAGCGCTGATCAGGAACTGACAG AGACATCAGGAGAACCAGCTCCAAAGAGACAGAAGTGTGAAGAAGCTACAGATTCAACGTAA